In the Caldanaerovirga acetigignens genome, one interval contains:
- a CDS encoding sigma-54-dependent Fis family transcriptional regulator, with protein sequence MENYLEFIKKAWKDFIENGNLNPFIKPIIAESWKRCKKFGVDPMGGVGKVLSKDLLELRIKENEELILIAHPIMENIYNMVAGSGFVIILVDKDGYLIDVIGDEEVMERAVELNFVKGALWTEKAVGTNAIGTSLFTDKPVQVIGAEHYCITHHSWTCSAAPIHDEEGNIIGCLDMSGSCYKAHPHTLGIVLAGAYSIEKQMALMRSHKLINATYDSISEGMIITDENLQVKKANDMAAKILGLTLEEILKADIKDLLRDVNLVNTVLKSGNPYYDIDCNFYVKDKRIACSVNAVPVVSNKKSIGIVITFREVKYIHNVVNRVVGYKAAYRFEDIITRNEEMKRIIESAKRAALSDCNILIEGESGTGKELFAQAIHNYSRRAQGPFVAVNCASLPRELVESELFGYEKGAFTGALKEGHPGKFELADGGTIFLDEIGELPLDLQSKLLRVLDNKRITRIGGTYEKRLNVRIIAATNRNLREEVERKNFRGDLYYRLNVINIKLPRLGDRKEDIELLARYFIERLNHKNIAHPKILGKDYIEKLKNYDWPGNVRELQNAIERSYYLCEGDVITEEYLPDNILRSVKKGKINLDSVLPFEALERENVKNALLNCKGNVNRAAELLNISRATMYRKIRKYNIDLKSIKMNQSEIFN encoded by the coding sequence TTGGAAAACTACCTGGAATTTATTAAAAAGGCTTGGAAAGATTTCATAGAAAACGGAAATCTAAATCCATTCATAAAACCTATAATTGCTGAATCGTGGAAAAGATGCAAAAAATTTGGAGTAGACCCTATGGGAGGAGTTGGAAAAGTATTAAGCAAAGATTTATTGGAGCTTAGGATAAAGGAAAACGAAGAATTGATCTTAATAGCTCATCCGATAATGGAAAACATATATAATATGGTGGCAGGTTCTGGTTTTGTAATAATACTTGTGGATAAAGATGGCTATCTGATAGATGTCATCGGGGACGAAGAAGTTATGGAAAGGGCTGTTGAACTAAACTTCGTGAAAGGTGCACTGTGGACGGAAAAAGCGGTCGGGACAAACGCCATAGGAACTTCTTTATTTACGGATAAACCTGTACAGGTTATAGGTGCTGAGCACTACTGTATAACGCATCATTCCTGGACATGCTCTGCGGCACCTATCCATGATGAAGAAGGCAATATAATAGGATGTCTCGATATGTCAGGAAGCTGTTATAAAGCTCACCCTCATACCTTGGGTATAGTTCTGGCTGGTGCTTATTCGATAGAAAAACAGATGGCTTTAATGAGATCGCATAAACTTATAAATGCTACTTATGATTCGATATCTGAAGGCATGATAATAACGGATGAAAATTTACAGGTGAAAAAGGCAAATGACATGGCTGCAAAAATTTTAGGGCTTACGCTAGAGGAAATCTTGAAAGCAGATATTAAAGATTTGCTGCGGGATGTGAATCTCGTAAATACTGTTTTGAAATCAGGGAATCCTTACTATGACATAGATTGCAATTTTTATGTGAAGGATAAGAGAATAGCGTGCAGCGTAAATGCGGTTCCTGTGGTATCGAACAAAAAAAGCATAGGAATTGTCATAACTTTTCGAGAAGTAAAATATATTCACAATGTTGTTAATAGAGTAGTGGGATATAAAGCAGCTTACAGGTTTGAGGATATAATAACAAGAAATGAAGAGATGAAGAGGATCATAGAGTCGGCCAAGAGGGCGGCATTGAGTGACTGCAATATCCTTATAGAAGGAGAGAGCGGGACGGGAAAGGAGTTATTCGCCCAGGCTATTCATAATTACAGCAGACGTGCCCAGGGACCGTTCGTTGCAGTGAATTGTGCTTCGCTTCCAAGGGAGCTGGTCGAAAGCGAACTCTTCGGGTATGAAAAAGGAGCTTTTACGGGAGCATTGAAGGAAGGTCATCCGGGCAAATTTGAATTGGCCGATGGCGGTACGATATTCCTTGATGAAATTGGAGAATTGCCACTGGATCTGCAATCTAAACTGCTGAGAGTTCTGGATAATAAGAGGATTACCAGGATTGGAGGGACCTATGAAAAAAGGCTTAATGTAAGAATCATAGCCGCTACGAACAGAAACCTGAGGGAAGAGGTGGAAAGGAAAAATTTTAGAGGAGATCTTTATTACAGGCTTAATGTTATAAACATAAAACTGCCGCGCCTGGGGGATAGAAAAGAGGATATAGAATTGCTGGCCCGCTATTTTATAGAAAGGCTAAATCACAAAAACATCGCTCATCCCAAGATTTTGGGCAAAGATTATATAGAAAAATTAAAGAATTATGACTGGCCCGGAAATGTCAGAGAACTTCAGAATGCGATAGAAAGGTCGTATTATTTGTGTGAAGGAGATGTTATTACTGAAGAATATTTGCCGGATAACATACTTCGAAGTGTGAAAAAGGGCAAAATTAATTTAGATTCGGTTCTTCCTTTTGAGGCTCTCGAAAGAGAAAATGTTAAAAATGCACTTTTGAATTGCAAAGGTAATGTAAACAGAGCGGCTGAACTTCTTAATATAAGCAGGGC
- a CDS encoding PTS sugar transporter subunit IIA, with product MLFSIFGRNKLGDPVVKIMAPMSGKVVDLEEVPDKVFSAKMVGDGIAIEPSEGLVVSPFDGLVKQVFPTGHALVVESKEGLPLLIHIGIETVNLKGEGFKVLVSEGQAVKEGTPLVEFEIGLMKDKGFPIVSPLVIPEMDLVDKIKLSGLKEVKKGQDVLIEVFLKRKDENK from the coding sequence GTGCTTTTTAGCATTTTTGGCAGAAATAAACTAGGCGACCCTGTGGTGAAAATCATGGCACCGATGAGCGGAAAGGTGGTGGACCTTGAGGAAGTTCCGGATAAAGTGTTTTCCGCAAAAATGGTGGGTGACGGGATAGCCATAGAGCCTTCCGAAGGATTGGTGGTTTCGCCATTCGATGGCTTAGTAAAGCAGGTTTTCCCGACGGGTCATGCTCTTGTGGTGGAATCAAAAGAAGGGCTTCCACTGCTCATCCATATAGGAATAGAGACAGTCAACCTAAAAGGTGAAGGATTTAAGGTTCTCGTGTCGGAAGGGCAAGCTGTAAAGGAGGGGACTCCTCTTGTAGAGTTTGAGATTGGACTTATGAAAGATAAGGGTTTTCCAATAGTAAGTCCTTTAGTTATCCCTGAAATGGACCTGGTGGATAAGATAAAATTAAGCGGCCTAAAGGAAGTCAAGAAAGGCCAGGACGTGCTAATTGAGGTTTTTCTAAAAAGAAAGGATGAGAATAAATGA
- the nagE gene encoding N-acetylglucosamine-specific PTS transporter subunit IIBC, which yields MMPIAVMPAAALLLRLGAEDVLNIPVVMAGGAAIFDNLPLIFALGVSMGLAGGAGAAALAGGVGYYVLINVLKAINQDINMGVLGGIITGIVAAQLYNKYKDIKLPDFLGFFGGRRFVPIVTSATMLILGIILGFVWPPIQKAIYAAGEWIIGAGVLGVFVFGVLNRLLIPFGLHHVINSLVWFVFGEYTNAAGKVVTGDLHRFFAGDPTAGIFMTGFFPIFLFGLPAACLAMLHEAKDSQKKAVSGVLFSAALTSFLTGITEPIEFSFMFLAPVLYAIHAILTGVSLALTYAFGIRHGFGFSAGLIDYVLNYGLATKPILLIPIGLVYGAIYYAIFRYIIRKYDLPTPGRIEGEATETKTTAKASERAEKILKGLGGKANIKSLDACITRLRLTVEDEKAVDEELLKKAGATGVMRLGGGNLQVVVGTEAELIAEEIKKML from the coding sequence ATGATGCCGATCGCAGTGATGCCTGCCGCGGCACTCCTTTTGAGGCTTGGAGCTGAGGATGTGCTCAATATTCCGGTGGTAATGGCAGGCGGCGCGGCAATTTTTGACAACCTCCCGCTGATATTTGCCCTTGGAGTATCGATGGGCCTTGCCGGCGGTGCGGGAGCTGCAGCCCTTGCCGGAGGAGTAGGATATTATGTACTCATAAATGTTCTCAAGGCCATAAACCAGGACATAAACATGGGCGTTCTTGGTGGAATAATAACTGGTATAGTGGCGGCACAACTTTACAACAAGTACAAAGACATAAAACTTCCGGACTTCCTCGGGTTCTTCGGGGGAAGACGCTTCGTTCCAATAGTGACTTCGGCGACAATGTTAATCCTCGGCATAATTTTAGGTTTTGTGTGGCCGCCCATTCAAAAGGCGATTTACGCAGCAGGCGAGTGGATAATCGGAGCCGGTGTGCTTGGCGTATTCGTCTTCGGGGTTTTGAACAGACTTTTGATACCCTTCGGACTTCACCACGTCATAAACAGCCTTGTGTGGTTCGTTTTTGGCGAGTACACCAATGCGGCGGGCAAAGTAGTCACAGGTGACCTTCACAGGTTTTTTGCTGGCGACCCGACAGCCGGTATCTTCATGACGGGATTTTTCCCAATTTTCCTCTTCGGGCTTCCGGCAGCGTGCCTTGCGATGTTGCACGAAGCTAAGGATTCGCAGAAGAAAGCTGTAAGCGGAGTGCTTTTTAGCGCCGCTCTGACTTCGTTCCTCACCGGAATTACGGAGCCGATAGAATTTTCCTTCATGTTCCTTGCACCTGTTTTGTATGCTATACATGCGATTTTGACCGGGGTTTCCCTTGCACTGACTTATGCCTTTGGCATAAGGCACGGTTTTGGCTTTTCCGCAGGGCTTATCGACTATGTCTTAAATTACGGGCTTGCCACAAAACCGATACTTTTAATACCTATCGGCCTTGTCTACGGTGCCATCTATTATGCAATCTTCAGGTACATCATAAGGAAATACGATTTGCCGACGCCGGGCAGGATAGAAGGCGAGGCCACCGAGACTAAAACTACGGCAAAGGCAAGCGAAAGGGCAGAGAAGATTCTAAAGGGCCTTGGCGGCAAAGCCAACATAAAATCCCTCGATGCCTGCATAACCCGCTTGAGGTTAACGGTTGAAGACGAAAAGGCAGTCGATGAAGAGCTTTTGAAAAAAGCAGGAGCGACCGGTGTAATGAGGCTTGGCGGCGGAAATCTGCAGGTTGTAGTAGGAACCGAGGCTGAATTGATAGCAGAAGAGATAAAGAAAATGCTATAA